Proteins encoded by one window of Vespula pensylvanica isolate Volc-1 chromosome 6, ASM1446617v1, whole genome shotgun sequence:
- the LOC122630266 gene encoding BAG domain-containing protein Samui-like isoform X2, which yields MDSPVIVDSASKFGRGIDLDRSFPGFPFDDDDDFGRRTDIRAHLDDLAARHPEFADHLLGPPWGDIPFRGSTHNNQRRGSGNGGSSSSYPNYPDEDARSQASGSSAASAASGASGVSSHGEPESSSSARSQNQQYKQSHREDRRNPIPQYGLRNTVDIGQHHRDNMENSEKDARGQRSMSAPPENRQQTNVQQGSYEQDKPQQQPGQRFVSRVDITPQHNQQSSPSQQQSSPPPPPPPTQQPQSNVRHIPIFVEGRDEPVISKNTHAPFQRQQSPPQFQNSPHFSKSSPFNLGFGSRQWRPHFQESFYQPHPSFDHSPTRRAQQSPNYQQPKQPQQFTEKQWHEQQPQRHHQFESQPQEHHQSRQRAHQQQEPKQYPQQQTAGQQAQQEASKPVPKPAPPKDPLERVALVQKEVDSLAEQVKQYTGNSRKDKQYIFLDEMLTRELIKLDDIETEGRENVRQARKNAIKTIQETISLLESKAPLPGQEQFQKDQSQTMQMEECQEQEQESRQSNEAMDVEQNNEQNVQANEPIPLPPGPSSPKATSETNETATAVTQDEQQNVSIENQSMKQGQEVPAVQEQQQQQQEQQQEEIGIVGDKSSNENTNNITEVTTQIDSSTPMEVQEKVESVVEEKKDENQNVSHEIKLDNDEQKPMDNEKQISDSQEKTKVDKGTSKSLLSPKTVKKAKKQVKPISEKPIPLPPPQSTEANAK from the exons ATGGATTCGCCCGTCATCGTGGACTCAGCATCCAAATTCGGACGAGGGATCGATCTGGACCGCTCGTTCCCT GGCTTTCcattcgacgacgacgacgattttgGTCGACGTACTGACATACGAGCACATTTGGACGACCTAGCGGCTCGACACCCAGAGTTTGCAGATCATCTTTTAGGACCTCCTTGGGGTGATATACCATTCCGAGGATCTACGCATAATAATCAACGTCGAGGTTCAGGGAACGGAGGTAGCAGTAGTAGTTATCCAAATTATCCAGACGAGGACGCCAGGAGTCAAGCTAGTGGTAGTAGTGCTGCTAGCGCCGCAAGTGGTGCAAGTGGCGTTAGTTCGCACGGTGAACCAGAGTCTTCATCATCTGCTCGTTCACAAAATCAGCAATATAAACAGTCGCATAgggaagatagaagaaatcCTATTCCGCAATACGGTTTACGCAATACCGTTGACATCGGCCAACATCATCGCGACAATATGGAGAATTCTGAGAAGGATGCTCGTGGACAACGTTCGATGTCAGCGCCACCAGAGAACAGACAACAAACGAATGTTCAGCAAGGCTCGTATGAGCAAGATAAACCTCAGCAACAGCCTGGACAACGTTTCGTTTCTAGAGTCGACATAACGCCACAGCACAATCAGCAATCTTCTCCTTCTCAGCAACAGTCatcgccgccaccaccaccacctccaacTCAGCAACCACAAAGCAACGTTAGGCATATACCAATATTTGTAGAAGGTCGTGACGAGCCAGTTATCTCGAAGAATACTCATGCGCCCTTCCAAAGACAACAATCGCCACCGCAGTTTCAAAATTCACCACATTTTTCCAAGTCGTCTCCTTTCAATCTAGGTTTCGGGTCTAGACAATGGCGACCACATTTCCAAGAATCTTTCTATCAGCCACACCCATCTTTCGATCATTCTCCGACACGCCGTGCTCAGCAATCACCGAATTATCAACAACCTAAACAACCACAGCAATTTACCGAGAAACAATGGCACGAGCAACAACCTCAAAGACATCATCAATTCGAGTCTCAACCACAAGAACATCATCAGTCTCGGCAGAGAGCGCATCAGCAACAGGAACCAAAGCAATATCCGCAGCAACAAACAGCTGGTCAACAAGCGCAACAAGAGGCATCTAAACCTGTACCAAAACCTGCACCACCCAAAGATCCTCTCGAGAGAGTAGCTTTGGTACAAAAAGAAGTAGATTCTCTTGCTGAACAAGTCAAACAGTATACCGGAAACTCTCGCAAggataaacaatatattttcttggaCGAGATGTTAACAAGAGAATTGATCAAATTGGATGACATAGAAACAGAAGGACGAGAAAATGTTCGTCAAGCTCGTAAAAATGCTATCAAAACTATACAGGAGACGATAAGTCTATTGGAATCTAAGGCACCTTTACCTGGACAAGAACAATTCCAAAAAGACCAATCCCAAACTATGCAAATGGAAGAATGTCAAGAACAAGAGCAAGAAAGTCGTCAATCGAACGAAGCGATGGATGTTGAACAAAACAACGAACAGAACGTACAAGCCAACGAGCCAATCCCATTGCCTCCTGGACCTTCCTCGCCAAAAGCTACTTCTGAAACTAATGAAACTGCTACCGCAGTAACTCAAGATGAACAACAAAATGTATCGATTGAAAATCAGTCGATGAAACAGGGACAGGAAGTTCCAGCTGTTCaggaacaacaacaacaacaacaagaacagCAGCAGGAGGAGATTGGAATTGTCGGCGATAAATCGTCGAACGAAAACACGAATAATATTACTGAAGTGACGACGCAAATTGATTCGTCTACCCCAATGGAAGTAcaagagaaagtagaaagtgtcgttgaggaaaagaaagacgagaatCAAAATGTATCGCATGAAATCAAATTGGACAATGACGAACAAAAGCCGATGGacaatgaaaaacaaatttcggATAGTCAGGAAAAGACTAAGGTCGACAAAGGAACGAGTAAATCACTTTTGTCACCAAAAACAGttaagaaagcaaagaaacaaGTTAAGCCTATATCAGAAAAACCGATACCTTTGCCACCTCCGCAAAGTACGGAAGCGAATGCCAAGTAA
- the LOC122630266 gene encoding BAG domain-containing protein Samui-like isoform X1, with product MSFYFRDKPRFGERFRGKSGDKLLQEIQQQLDEDSKSFFEPTTNNRSSRFPFDRRAEFPKGFPFDDDDDFGRRTDIRAHLDDLAARHPEFADHLLGPPWGDIPFRGSTHNNQRRGSGNGGSSSSYPNYPDEDARSQASGSSAASAASGASGVSSHGEPESSSSARSQNQQYKQSHREDRRNPIPQYGLRNTVDIGQHHRDNMENSEKDARGQRSMSAPPENRQQTNVQQGSYEQDKPQQQPGQRFVSRVDITPQHNQQSSPSQQQSSPPPPPPPTQQPQSNVRHIPIFVEGRDEPVISKNTHAPFQRQQSPPQFQNSPHFSKSSPFNLGFGSRQWRPHFQESFYQPHPSFDHSPTRRAQQSPNYQQPKQPQQFTEKQWHEQQPQRHHQFESQPQEHHQSRQRAHQQQEPKQYPQQQTAGQQAQQEASKPVPKPAPPKDPLERVALVQKEVDSLAEQVKQYTGNSRKDKQYIFLDEMLTRELIKLDDIETEGRENVRQARKNAIKTIQETISLLESKAPLPGQEQFQKDQSQTMQMEECQEQEQESRQSNEAMDVEQNNEQNVQANEPIPLPPGPSSPKATSETNETATAVTQDEQQNVSIENQSMKQGQEVPAVQEQQQQQQEQQQEEIGIVGDKSSNENTNNITEVTTQIDSSTPMEVQEKVESVVEEKKDENQNVSHEIKLDNDEQKPMDNEKQISDSQEKTKVDKGTSKSLLSPKTVKKAKKQVKPISEKPIPLPPPQSTEANAK from the coding sequence GGCTTTCcattcgacgacgacgacgattttgGTCGACGTACTGACATACGAGCACATTTGGACGACCTAGCGGCTCGACACCCAGAGTTTGCAGATCATCTTTTAGGACCTCCTTGGGGTGATATACCATTCCGAGGATCTACGCATAATAATCAACGTCGAGGTTCAGGGAACGGAGGTAGCAGTAGTAGTTATCCAAATTATCCAGACGAGGACGCCAGGAGTCAAGCTAGTGGTAGTAGTGCTGCTAGCGCCGCAAGTGGTGCAAGTGGCGTTAGTTCGCACGGTGAACCAGAGTCTTCATCATCTGCTCGTTCACAAAATCAGCAATATAAACAGTCGCATAgggaagatagaagaaatcCTATTCCGCAATACGGTTTACGCAATACCGTTGACATCGGCCAACATCATCGCGACAATATGGAGAATTCTGAGAAGGATGCTCGTGGACAACGTTCGATGTCAGCGCCACCAGAGAACAGACAACAAACGAATGTTCAGCAAGGCTCGTATGAGCAAGATAAACCTCAGCAACAGCCTGGACAACGTTTCGTTTCTAGAGTCGACATAACGCCACAGCACAATCAGCAATCTTCTCCTTCTCAGCAACAGTCatcgccgccaccaccaccacctccaacTCAGCAACCACAAAGCAACGTTAGGCATATACCAATATTTGTAGAAGGTCGTGACGAGCCAGTTATCTCGAAGAATACTCATGCGCCCTTCCAAAGACAACAATCGCCACCGCAGTTTCAAAATTCACCACATTTTTCCAAGTCGTCTCCTTTCAATCTAGGTTTCGGGTCTAGACAATGGCGACCACATTTCCAAGAATCTTTCTATCAGCCACACCCATCTTTCGATCATTCTCCGACACGCCGTGCTCAGCAATCACCGAATTATCAACAACCTAAACAACCACAGCAATTTACCGAGAAACAATGGCACGAGCAACAACCTCAAAGACATCATCAATTCGAGTCTCAACCACAAGAACATCATCAGTCTCGGCAGAGAGCGCATCAGCAACAGGAACCAAAGCAATATCCGCAGCAACAAACAGCTGGTCAACAAGCGCAACAAGAGGCATCTAAACCTGTACCAAAACCTGCACCACCCAAAGATCCTCTCGAGAGAGTAGCTTTGGTACAAAAAGAAGTAGATTCTCTTGCTGAACAAGTCAAACAGTATACCGGAAACTCTCGCAAggataaacaatatattttcttggaCGAGATGTTAACAAGAGAATTGATCAAATTGGATGACATAGAAACAGAAGGACGAGAAAATGTTCGTCAAGCTCGTAAAAATGCTATCAAAACTATACAGGAGACGATAAGTCTATTGGAATCTAAGGCACCTTTACCTGGACAAGAACAATTCCAAAAAGACCAATCCCAAACTATGCAAATGGAAGAATGTCAAGAACAAGAGCAAGAAAGTCGTCAATCGAACGAAGCGATGGATGTTGAACAAAACAACGAACAGAACGTACAAGCCAACGAGCCAATCCCATTGCCTCCTGGACCTTCCTCGCCAAAAGCTACTTCTGAAACTAATGAAACTGCTACCGCAGTAACTCAAGATGAACAACAAAATGTATCGATTGAAAATCAGTCGATGAAACAGGGACAGGAAGTTCCAGCTGTTCaggaacaacaacaacaacaacaagaacagCAGCAGGAGGAGATTGGAATTGTCGGCGATAAATCGTCGAACGAAAACACGAATAATATTACTGAAGTGACGACGCAAATTGATTCGTCTACCCCAATGGAAGTAcaagagaaagtagaaagtgtcgttgaggaaaagaaagacgagaatCAAAATGTATCGCATGAAATCAAATTGGACAATGACGAACAAAAGCCGATGGacaatgaaaaacaaatttcggATAGTCAGGAAAAGACTAAGGTCGACAAAGGAACGAGTAAATCACTTTTGTCACCAAAAACAGttaagaaagcaaagaaacaaGTTAAGCCTATATCAGAAAAACCGATACCTTTGCCACCTCCGCAAAGTACGGAAGCGAATGCCAAGTAA
- the LOC122630268 gene encoding abscission/NoCut checkpoint regulator isoform X2: MESPSPDSTKAPLPSVDTASNSDLLKNLAKPPIVMYTHTNHWDKFKTGMEPADQEIVDRLRRLKGEDNNVRIPSIEEIKKKLALLRDEESAEKKINIHQVDSRTDQEKTDDLIKEYLEKIKLSSKNDPDKEIEARLRALQDINNSKSNSSQSHNYNDFDDESEHAMTMKIIEKAIAEAALEQKYDDVSELEEMEVETRTPSDDEDEKPSCVMCDQTGDLVKCRGCNGDLYCIICFEDNHDEFELKTHKKVPFKHSNKMIPE; the protein is encoded by the exons ATGGAATCTCCATCTCCTGATTCTACCAAAGCTCCTTTACCTTCTGTTGACACCGCAAGCAA ttcagatttattaaaaaatctagCTAAGCCTCCTATCGTTATGTATACTCATACGAATCATTGGGATAAATTTAAAACTGGTATGGAGCCTGCCGATCAAGAAATAGTAGATCGATTGAGAAGATTGAAAGGAGAAGACAATAATGTACGAATTCCTAGCATAGAAGAGATCAAGAAAAAGTTGGCGCTGTTAAGAGACGAAGAATCggcagagaaaaagataaat ATTCATCAAGTTGATAGCAGAACAGATCAAGAGAAAACTgacgatttaataaaagaatatcttgaaaaaattaaattatcttcgaaaaaCGATCCCGATAAAGAAATCGAAGCACGACTACGAGCGCTAcaggatattaataattctaaatct AATTCTAGTCAAAGTCATAATTATAATGACTTCGATGACGAAAGTGAGCATGCTATGACGATGAAGATTATTGAAAAAGCAATAGCTGAAGCAGCTCTCGAACAAAAATATGACGATGTGAGTGAACTTGAGGAAATGGAAGTAGAG acCAGAACTCCAAGCGATGACGAAGATGAGAAACCTTCTTGCGTGATGTGCGATCAAACGGGTGATTTGGTGAAATGCAGAGGATGCAATGGTGATCTTTACTGTATAATATGTTTCGAAGATAACCACGATGAGTTTGAATTAAAAACTCATAAAAAAGTGCCTTTTAAGCATTCCAACAAGATGATTccagaataa
- the LOC122630268 gene encoding abscission/NoCut checkpoint regulator isoform X1: MSCNTCETKFSFFRKEHACPTCGFSHCSKCLKYQHNVPNKAVKKICGRCYNKNISINKLSNNMESPSPDSTKAPLPSVDTASNSDLLKNLAKPPIVMYTHTNHWDKFKTGMEPADQEIVDRLRRLKGEDNNVRIPSIEEIKKKLALLRDEESAEKKINIHQVDSRTDQEKTDDLIKEYLEKIKLSSKNDPDKEIEARLRALQDINNSKSNSSQSHNYNDFDDESEHAMTMKIIEKAIAEAALEQKYDDVSELEEMEVETRTPSDDEDEKPSCVMCDQTGDLVKCRGCNGDLYCIICFEDNHDEFELKTHKKVPFKHSNKMIPE, from the exons ATGTCCTGTAATACGTGTGAAACAAAGTTTTCATTCTTTAGAAAGGAA cATGCTTGTCCTACTTGTGGTTTCTCACATTGTAGCAAGTGCCTAAAATATCAACATAATGTACCAAACAAAGCAGTAAAGAAGATTTGTGGACGTTGTTACAACaagaatatatctattaataaattaagtaACAATATGGAATCTCCATCTCCTGATTCTACCAAAGCTCCTTTACCTTCTGTTGACACCGCAAGCAA ttcagatttattaaaaaatctagCTAAGCCTCCTATCGTTATGTATACTCATACGAATCATTGGGATAAATTTAAAACTGGTATGGAGCCTGCCGATCAAGAAATAGTAGATCGATTGAGAAGATTGAAAGGAGAAGACAATAATGTACGAATTCCTAGCATAGAAGAGATCAAGAAAAAGTTGGCGCTGTTAAGAGACGAAGAATCggcagagaaaaagataaat ATTCATCAAGTTGATAGCAGAACAGATCAAGAGAAAACTgacgatttaataaaagaatatcttgaaaaaattaaattatcttcgaaaaaCGATCCCGATAAAGAAATCGAAGCACGACTACGAGCGCTAcaggatattaataattctaaatct AATTCTAGTCAAAGTCATAATTATAATGACTTCGATGACGAAAGTGAGCATGCTATGACGATGAAGATTATTGAAAAAGCAATAGCTGAAGCAGCTCTCGAACAAAAATATGACGATGTGAGTGAACTTGAGGAAATGGAAGTAGAG acCAGAACTCCAAGCGATGACGAAGATGAGAAACCTTCTTGCGTGATGTGCGATCAAACGGGTGATTTGGTGAAATGCAGAGGATGCAATGGTGATCTTTACTGTATAATATGTTTCGAAGATAACCACGATGAGTTTGAATTAAAAACTCATAAAAAAGTGCCTTTTAAGCATTCCAACAAGATGATTccagaataa
- the LOC122630269 gene encoding SUN domain-containing protein 3-like isoform X2, with translation MSRVKGDIAIKKNSYKKTNGTSHALVKLMIFDLWFLYKVRQICRLSYQVSRPILRTIYFMAIGAGILFIYTLLNGNINSITCEKYNKHKESRESNVEILAISDRSKADTILLKEEISKLKMKTFNLDMMMRKMNAELSNIHSPLKKTYLEMADFVSESVGGSVISTPDTESYFESKSTQFYFFGIPIWRPNYFTPRKVIQPWSQAGECWAFRGSHGKIVLELAIFATISHVTMEHIPVSMSLTGKIDSAPKKFIVFGYFRNQYIPIDTFEYNIQGAPTQTFLITFLYAFNLVRL, from the exons aTGTCACGAGTCAAAGGAGATatagcaattaaaaaaaattcttataaaaagaCGAACG GTACAAGTCATGCACTCGTAAAGTTAATGATTTTTGATTTATGGTTTCTTTATAAGGTTAGACAAATTTGTCGACTTAGTTATCAAGTATCACGTCCGATATTACGAACTATTTATTTCATGGCGATTGGAGCAg gtatattattcatatatacattgcTTAATGGCAATATCAATTCGATTACTTGcgaaaaatacaataaacatAAAGAATCGAGGGAATCAAACGTCGAAATTCTTGCAATTTCTGATCGTTCAAAAGCcgatacgatattattaaaagaagaaatatcaaagttaAAAATGAAGACTTTTAATCTCGACATGATGATGCGAAAAATG AATGCAGAATTAAGCAACATTCATTCGCCCTTGAAAAAAACAT ATTTAGAAATGGCTGATTTTGTATCGGAATCAGTCGGTGGTTCAGTGATATCAACGCCAGATACAGAATCATATTTTGAATCGAAGAGTactcaattttatttctttggcATTCCAATTTGGCGGCCGAATTATTTCACGCCTCGGAAAGTAATACAG CCTTGGAGTCAAGCAGGAGAATGTTGGGCTTTTCGTGGTTCCCATGGAAAAATTGTATTAGAGTTGGCTATTTTTGCTACCATCAGCCATGTGACTATGGAACATATACCAGTTAGTATGTCCTTAACGGGGAAAATTGATTCGGCGccaaaaaaattcattgtctTT GGTTATTTCAGAAATCAATACATACCGATAGATACATTCGAATACAATATTCAAGGAGCACCAACGCAAACATTTCTTATTACC TTTTTATATGCTTTTAATTTGGTAAGACTTTAG
- the LOC122630269 gene encoding SUN domain-containing protein 1-like isoform X1 codes for MIFDLWFLYKVRQICRLSYQVSRPILRTIYFMAIGAGILFIYTLLNGNINSITCEKYNKHKESRESNVEILAISDRSKADTILLKEEISKLKMKTFNLDMMMRKMNAELSNIHSPLKKTYLEMADFVSESVGGSVISTPDTESYFESKSTQFYFFGIPIWRPNYFTPRKVIQPWSQAGECWAFRGSHGKIVLELAIFATISHVTMEHIPVSMSLTGKIDSAPKKFIVFGYFRNQYIPIDTFEYNIQGAPTQTFLITKRELSNIPFKTIMLEILSNWGNEKYTCIYRFRIHGKSYE; via the exons ATGATTTTTGATTTATGGTTTCTTTATAAGGTTAGACAAATTTGTCGACTTAGTTATCAAGTATCACGTCCGATATTACGAACTATTTATTTCATGGCGATTGGAGCAg gtatattattcatatatacattgcTTAATGGCAATATCAATTCGATTACTTGcgaaaaatacaataaacatAAAGAATCGAGGGAATCAAACGTCGAAATTCTTGCAATTTCTGATCGTTCAAAAGCcgatacgatattattaaaagaagaaatatcaaagttaAAAATGAAGACTTTTAATCTCGACATGATGATGCGAAAAATG AATGCAGAATTAAGCAACATTCATTCGCCCTTGAAAAAAACAT ATTTAGAAATGGCTGATTTTGTATCGGAATCAGTCGGTGGTTCAGTGATATCAACGCCAGATACAGAATCATATTTTGAATCGAAGAGTactcaattttatttctttggcATTCCAATTTGGCGGCCGAATTATTTCACGCCTCGGAAAGTAATACAG CCTTGGAGTCAAGCAGGAGAATGTTGGGCTTTTCGTGGTTCCCATGGAAAAATTGTATTAGAGTTGGCTATTTTTGCTACCATCAGCCATGTGACTATGGAACATATACCAGTTAGTATGTCCTTAACGGGGAAAATTGATTCGGCGccaaaaaaattcattgtctTT GGTTATTTCAGAAATCAATACATACCGATAGATACATTCGAATACAATATTCAAGGAGCACCAACGCAAACATTTCTTATTACC aaacgtgaattatcaaatattccTTTTAAAACCATCATGCTAGAGATATTATCAAATTGGGGTAATGAaaaatacacatgtatatatcgatttagGATACATGGCAAGTCttatgaataa